From a region of the Butyrivibrio sp. AE3004 genome:
- a CDS encoding NfeD family protein, with the protein MYNQLFGVSPMMFWLILTVALAIIELLTMGLSTIWFAIGALAAFVAAIVGANIPMQIVIFIIVSVLMLLLVRPLSVKLIGNKIEKTNIDALVGRKVNVSKEVDNIKETGCVILDGTTWNARSIDDDSIIPVGETVIIEKVVGNKLIVKKV; encoded by the coding sequence ATGTACAATCAATTGTTTGGAGTGTCGCCTATGATGTTTTGGCTGATACTGACAGTAGCATTGGCAATAATTGAACTTCTGACAATGGGACTTTCCACTATATGGTTTGCAATAGGTGCTCTTGCAGCATTTGTTGCAGCAATTGTGGGAGCAAATATTCCGATGCAGATAGTGATTTTTATAATTGTGTCTGTTCTTATGTTGCTACTTGTGAGACCCTTATCGGTAAAGCTTATTGGCAATAAAATTGAAAAGACGAATATAGATGCTCTTGTCGGAAGAAAAGTAAATGTAAGTAAAGAAGTAGATAATATTAAAGAAACAGGATGTGTCATTCTTGATGGTACTACATGGAATGCCAGAAGCATTGATGATGACAGTATTATCCCGGTGGGAGAAACTGTTATTATAGAAAAAGTAGTAGGAAATAAACTTATTGTGAAAAAAGTTTAA
- a CDS encoding HlyD family efflux transporter periplasmic adaptor subunit produces MSEVRNVRPKKNRKDIIKDLAIAFLAILLLLTFFSNTIMNYSLPEVEIQQIQQGTISPIIRGTGTVEAKDPYNVKVSQERVIKSVAVSEGAKVKKGDILYYLEDKESTELQDAKSKLDDLMQTFETSLFSGDLSNEAINRVRGGQTLSMDQFQAKLKAATDRYDAAKLADEEAQAAIDAQSQEQAYTSAQYNYDEATPQYRDADITYRITELDQQIEAAKSESSDSTTETNADTVQKDKYDRAKDEVTTAKSTESSYYEKWRKAIDEQTKGNATQETVDNAEKAYKEKKAAREEAESKLAKAEAAYISAQASVSKKTVNEALVEALEAEKNRLLLEQASGTKDVSQITTQAGQVDNDYQRKAASLQDTKNKTSQELERATTDRTELLTEIAKEIELDSQRDTINEQKEVVEKLEKESVGATIDAPVDGTVTDLTLKAGESTNAENPVAIIQVEGKGMQTSFSVTMDQAKRLKVGDIAEPQNAWYYTDFKATLKSITADQQNPNTKKLLTFAIESTEVQNGQSVSLQIGEKSDAYDLTIPAGALRGDNNGKFIYVVKSKSSPLGNRYIASRVDVEVLASDDTTAAISGSLEGDEYVIARTTSPLNSGDQVRLANNQ; encoded by the coding sequence ATGTCTGAAGTAAGAAATGTAAGACCTAAGAAAAACAGAAAGGATATAATAAAAGATCTGGCAATCGCGTTTTTGGCAATTTTATTATTGCTTACCTTTTTTTCAAACACGATTATGAATTATTCATTGCCTGAAGTTGAAATTCAGCAAATTCAGCAGGGGACGATTTCACCTATTATAAGAGGAACCGGAACGGTGGAAGCAAAAGATCCTTATAATGTAAAGGTTTCTCAGGAACGCGTTATAAAGAGCGTTGCGGTTTCTGAAGGAGCTAAGGTCAAGAAGGGAGATATTCTTTATTATCTGGAGGATAAGGAATCAACAGAGCTTCAGGACGCAAAAAGTAAACTTGATGATTTGATGCAGACCTTTGAGACCTCTTTGTTTTCAGGTGATCTGTCAAATGAGGCCATTAATCGTGTAAGAGGCGGTCAGACCCTTTCAATGGATCAGTTTCAGGCAAAGCTTAAGGCTGCAACTGACAGATATGATGCTGCTAAACTTGCGGATGAGGAAGCGCAGGCAGCGATTGATGCTCAGTCTCAGGAGCAGGCATATACATCTGCACAGTATAATTATGATGAGGCTACTCCTCAGTATCGTGATGCTGACATAACTTATAGAATTACAGAACTTGATCAGCAGATAGAGGCTGCTAAATCAGAATCATCTGATTCTACAACAGAGACTAATGCAGACACTGTACAGAAGGATAAGTATGATCGCGCTAAAGACGAGGTTACTACCGCCAAGAGTACAGAAAGCTCATATTATGAAAAATGGCGTAAAGCTATAGACGAGCAAACAAAAGGAAATGCAACTCAGGAAACAGTTGATAATGCTGAGAAAGCCTATAAAGAGAAAAAGGCAGCAAGAGAAGAGGCTGAATCAAAACTTGCTAAGGCAGAGGCTGCATATATCAGTGCTCAGGCTTCGGTTTCAAAAAAGACTGTTAACGAAGCTCTGGTTGAAGCTCTTGAAGCTGAAAAGAACAGACTGCTTCTTGAACAGGCAAGCGGAACAAAAGATGTTTCACAGATTACTACCCAGGCAGGTCAGGTTGATAATGATTATCAGCGTAAGGCCGCAAGTCTTCAGGATACAAAAAATAAGACTTCTCAGGAACTTGAAAGAGCTACAACTGATAGAACAGAGCTTCTTACTGAGATTGCAAAAGAGATAGAACTGGATTCTCAGAGAGATACTATAAATGAGCAGAAGGAAGTTGTGGAGAAACTTGAGAAGGAGTCAGTCGGAGCTACTATAGATGCGCCGGTAGACGGTACGGTTACAGATCTTACACTTAAAGCCGGTGAGTCTACAAACGCTGAAAATCCGGTTGCAATTATTCAGGTTGAAGGAAAAGGAATGCAGACCAGTTTTTCCGTAACCATGGATCAGGCAAAGAGACTTAAGGTCGGAGATATTGCTGAGCCTCAGAATGCATGGTATTACACAGACTTTAAGGCAACTCTTAAGTCTATTACTGCCGATCAGCAAAATCCTAATACAAAGAAGCTCCTTACATTTGCTATTGAGAGTACTGAAGTTCAGAATGGTCAATCCGTCAGTCTGCAGATTGGTGAGAAGTCAGATGCTTACGATCTCACAATTCCTGCAGGTGCTCTTAGAGGTGACAACAACGGTAAATTTATTTATGTAGTTAAATCAAAATCAAGTCCTCTCGGAAACAGATATATAGCTTCCAGAGTTGATGTAGAGGTATTGGCTTCAGATGATACAACTGCGGCTATCAGCGGAAGCCTTGAGGGGGACGAATATGTGATTGCCAGGACAACAAGTCCGCTTAATTCAGGCGATCAGGTAAGATTGGCTAATAATCAATGA
- a CDS encoding ABC transporter permease, whose product MNKLSKNITNFFKNLKIRQIVFIAVLVFLVLTIYGINFFRDNIVDHQYDQLMGRRWSDDQRCGQVSMFFSENQGVNTDKINEYVYNINKGLIADGLQEADASTQGGDAVWNYCFSSVGSVDINKELKTVTAVAIGVGGDYFQFHPMRLLSGNYFTGDIVMKDYVILDEDLAWQLFGSTNIIGENILIGGVPHYIVGVVKKDSGKYVKAAGMVYPTIFMSFESLATYGKIDASVLSTDGTLGKVDVASKNDDENGNGSSDVDTQAKGIICMEVVMPNTVSNYAKTFVIDKLGLNTTQVEVVDNSARFEDINLLGLIGKFNTRGMQIKPVIYPYWENNARAYENILAVALLIKIICFAIIFFMLSVFVVQAYRHKKWTVGQVVHKVSDWKYDLESNVKYHNEKWKYF is encoded by the coding sequence ATGAATAAATTAAGCAAAAATATTACTAACTTTTTTAAAAATCTAAAAATCAGACAGATTGTATTTATTGCAGTATTGGTATTTTTGGTTCTGACAATATATGGAATCAACTTTTTTAGAGACAATATCGTGGATCATCAGTACGATCAGCTTATGGGGAGAAGATGGTCTGATGATCAGAGGTGCGGGCAGGTCAGTATGTTCTTCTCTGAAAATCAGGGAGTAAACACTGACAAGATAAATGAATATGTTTATAACATCAACAAAGGCCTTATTGCAGATGGATTGCAGGAAGCTGATGCCAGCACACAGGGAGGCGATGCAGTATGGAATTACTGTTTCAGTTCTGTAGGAAGCGTGGATATAAATAAGGAGCTTAAAACAGTAACGGCTGTTGCCATTGGTGTTGGCGGCGATTACTTTCAATTCCATCCTATGAGACTTTTAAGCGGTAACTATTTTACCGGTGATATTGTTATGAAGGATTATGTTATTCTTGATGAGGATCTTGCATGGCAGCTATTTGGATCTACCAATATTATCGGCGAAAATATTCTTATTGGCGGAGTGCCTCATTACATTGTCGGCGTTGTGAAAAAGGACAGCGGAAAGTATGTTAAGGCAGCCGGAATGGTTTATCCGACAATCTTTATGTCTTTTGAATCGCTTGCTACATATGGGAAAATTGATGCTTCAGTACTGTCAACAGACGGAACACTCGGAAAAGTAGATGTTGCTTCTAAGAACGACGATGAGAACGGAAACGGCTCATCTGATGTTGATACGCAGGCAAAAGGAATAATCTGCATGGAAGTAGTAATGCCCAACACTGTAAGCAACTATGCTAAGACTTTTGTTATTGATAAGCTTGGTCTTAATACAACACAGGTTGAGGTTGTAGATAATTCTGCCAGATTTGAGGATATAAACCTGCTGGGACTTATAGGAAAATTCAATACCAGAGGAATGCAGATTAAGCCTGTTATTTATCCCTATTGGGAGAATAATGCAAGGGCTTATGAAAATATATTGGCTGTAGCACTTTTAATAAAAATAATATGTTTCGCGATAATCTTTTTTATGCTTTCAGTTTTTGTTGTTCAGGCGTACAGACATAAAAAGTGGACAGTAGGTCAGGTAGTACATAAAGTATCTGACTGGAAATATGATTTGGAATCAAACGTGAAATACCATAATGAAAAATGGAAATATTTCTAA
- a CDS encoding ABC transporter substrate-binding protein, protein MKRNYLKRIISVSLAAVMTLNLAACGCGSKKKESVADEEVSHDATAYVFKENAVSLGEGVDTANIVSLGTFGDKVYAVGNSISEEEKNVTTLFTFDKDGSNLKPVDLALDDNYSITNTAVATDGSIYAIETKYGGMDAGFGDINIQDIMGGGDGSMEIIGGSDSDEGIVVDDIDQYSAEDEVEAADSSEDEGTDSEAAASESSEGVKEENTADSTKEDASTPEELNSSMENAASEETSTLEQGDGEIVDSSIVAAEDEYYLVKRDANGTEAWRQKLESKTDSYFYVTSLVLADDNTILVSDTLGIHKYSTENGSKTSDFNLDEYIDSEYGVSIQIFKTGDGNLVGMISGGNQAFYRLDTNAGTITPVEAVDNPFYDYVFYSGAGSHDLFAVGSEGVYTYNLGDQNVSMILNFVDSDINTYGLSQMVAISDTEIVALIPSDENGFTLSSLTKVDPKAVSDRQQITLGCNYIDFDVRSQIIKFNKTNDKYRIVINDYSKYDSDSEYTGGANRLNTDIVSGNAPDIIVLDSDMPVDSYISKGLFEDMTEYFTNDEELSKNKYMDHVMDTFKTDGKMYKVIPSFYVETVAAYKKDAGDDYTWTIDELEKIVKDRNIKYKNIFGALARDEVFDMALTLTGSQYIDWSTLTCSYNSDAFIHLLEFINEFPEELEEDDYYNDSSAFWRQGISVADRLYLYSLSDYNYEAKGTFGDEITTAGFPSDNGSGSAIFPNLQLTMNASSKVKDGCWEFMRYFLTNDYQKTIEGAFPVSMTKMDELIANAKKKPSYLDEEGKEVEYDDTYYIGETEVIINPMTDEEVNKVIDFINSIDQVGNGNEEVANIIYEEAAAYFSGQKTAAEVADIIQSRVQIYVNEIS, encoded by the coding sequence ATGAAAAGAAATTATCTTAAGAGAATTATAAGCGTTTCTCTTGCAGCTGTAATGACTCTAAATCTTGCAGCATGCGGATGCGGATCCAAGAAAAAAGAATCCGTAGCTGATGAAGAAGTATCTCATGATGCAACTGCTTATGTATTTAAGGAAAATGCCGTTTCTCTCGGTGAAGGTGTTGATACTGCCAATATAGTTTCACTCGGAACTTTTGGAGATAAGGTATATGCAGTCGGAAATTCTATATCAGAGGAAGAAAAAAACGTTACAACTCTTTTTACCTTTGACAAGGATGGAAGTAATTTAAAACCTGTAGATCTTGCTCTGGATGATAATTATTCCATTACCAATACAGCTGTTGCTACAGATGGTTCAATATATGCCATTGAAACAAAATATGGCGGAATGGATGCCGGATTTGGAGATATTAACATCCAGGATATTATGGGTGGTGGCGATGGAAGTATGGAGATAATCGGTGGCTCTGATTCCGACGAAGGAATCGTTGTCGATGATATTGATCAGTATTCCGCTGAAGATGAAGTTGAAGCAGCAGATAGTAGTGAAGATGAGGGTACTGATTCTGAAGCTGCTGCAAGTGAATCATCTGAAGGTGTAAAGGAAGAAAATACTGCTGACAGCACAAAAGAGGATGCAAGCACACCTGAGGAACTTAATTCCAGTATGGAAAATGCGGCATCTGAAGAAACAAGTACATTGGAACAGGGAGATGGTGAAATTGTAGATTCTTCCATTGTAGCTGCTGAGGATGAGTATTATCTTGTTAAACGTGACGCTAACGGAACGGAAGCATGGAGACAGAAGCTTGAATCAAAAACAGATTCATATTTTTATGTTACATCGCTTGTTCTTGCTGACGACAATACTATTCTTGTTTCAGATACTCTTGGAATTCACAAATACAGTACAGAAAATGGTTCCAAGACATCTGACTTTAACCTGGATGAGTATATTGACAGTGAATACGGCGTTTCTATCCAGATTTTCAAAACAGGTGACGGCAACCTTGTAGGAATGATAAGTGGCGGAAATCAGGCTTTTTACAGACTGGACACAAATGCAGGAACAATTACTCCTGTTGAAGCTGTTGACAATCCGTTCTATGATTATGTGTTCTATTCAGGAGCCGGAAGTCATGATTTGTTCGCAGTTGGTTCAGAAGGTGTTTATACATATAATCTTGGAGATCAGAATGTTTCCATGATATTGAACTTTGTGGATTCAGATATTAATACTTACGGTCTTTCACAGATGGTTGCAATTTCAGATACTGAAATTGTTGCACTTATTCCTTCAGACGAAAATGGATTTACACTTTCTTCACTTACAAAGGTTGATCCTAAAGCTGTAAGTGACAGACAGCAGATTACACTTGGATGTAACTACATTGACTTTGATGTACGTTCTCAGATTATTAAGTTCAATAAAACAAATGATAAATATCGTATCGTAATAAATGACTATTCAAAATATGATTCAGATAGTGAGTACACAGGCGGAGCAAATAGATTGAATACAGATATTGTTTCAGGAAATGCGCCTGATATTATTGTTCTCGATTCAGATATGCCTGTGGACAGTTATATTTCCAAAGGTCTTTTTGAAGATATGACTGAGTATTTTACTAATGATGAAGAACTCAGCAAAAACAAGTATATGGATCATGTTATGGATACATTTAAGACTGATGGTAAGATGTATAAGGTTATTCCCAGCTTTTATGTAGAAACTGTTGCAGCATATAAGAAAGATGCCGGTGACGATTATACATGGACTATTGATGAGCTCGAGAAGATTGTAAAAGACAGAAATATCAAATATAAGAATATCTTCGGTGCACTTGCAAGAGATGAAGTATTTGATATGGCACTTACACTTACAGGTTCACAGTATATTGATTGGTCTACGCTTACATGTAGTTATAATTCAGATGCATTTATTCATCTTCTGGAGTTCATTAATGAGTTCCCGGAGGAATTGGAAGAAGATGATTACTATAATGACTCCTCTGCATTTTGGAGACAGGGCATATCTGTAGCTGACAGATTATATTTATATTCGCTTTCAGATTATAATTATGAGGCAAAGGGTACATTCGGTGATGAGATTACTACTGCAGGATTCCCTTCTGATAACGGAAGCGGTTCTGCAATATTCCCTAATCTTCAGCTTACAATGAATGCTTCTTCAAAGGTTAAGGATGGTTGCTGGGAGTTTATGAGATATTTCCTTACCAACGATTATCAGAAAACAATAGAAGGCGCTTTTCCTGTAAGCATGACAAAAATGGATGAACTGATTGCCAATGCAAAGAAAAAGCCTTCATATCTGGATGAAGAAGGTAAAGAAGTAGAGTATGATGATACATACTACATTGGTGAGACAGAAGTCATTATTAATCCTATGACTGATGAAGAAGTTAATAAAGTTATTGATTTTATTAACAGTATTGATCAGGTTGGAAACGGAAATGAGGAAGTAGCAAATATTATTTATGAAGAAGCTGCTGCATATTTTAGTGGGCAGAAAACAGCCGCTGAAGTTGCTGATATAATTCAAAGCCGTGTTCAGATTTATGTAAATGAGATTAGCTGA